A genomic stretch from Acidobacteriota bacterium includes:
- a CDS encoding amino acid transporter has translation MVSGGPYGLEDVVRGAGYGGAILLLLITPLIWSLPTALMIGELSSAIPAEGGYYIWVRRAAGPFWGFQEAWLSLAASIFDMAIYPTLFVAYASRILPGSEREWHGIAIGVAVIAVCVLWNLAGGKAVGDSALAMLFIMLGPFILLTVFALIHSKSGSSGPTTPTQSFGLIGGLMVCMWNYMGFDNASNVAGEVENPQRVYPLAMILTIVLIVLGYIIPIGAMSRTGIPPQAWTTGAWAAIGGQIAGQWLEIAIIGGGMVAALATFNSLLMSYSRLPMTMAEDGLLPRAFALTTNNTQAPWVAIITCAILWGACLGLGFERLVTLDIVLWGASMVLEFVALVLLRIREPELVRPFRIPGGVPACALLGVAPTVLIIVAALHSRGETVAGMNALWFSLLVMLAGGGIYLLCRLTSRKVAENAKAWRPEH, from the coding sequence ATGGTCTCGGGCGGCCCTTATGGCTTGGAAGACGTAGTTAGGGGAGCCGGGTACGGAGGAGCAATCCTGCTGCTGCTGATTACTCCTTTAATCTGGAGCCTGCCAACAGCTCTGATGATTGGGGAGCTCTCGAGCGCAATTCCAGCCGAAGGTGGGTATTACATCTGGGTACGTCGGGCTGCGGGTCCATTCTGGGGATTTCAGGAAGCATGGTTGTCACTGGCCGCCAGCATCTTCGATATGGCGATTTACCCGACCCTGTTTGTGGCTTACGCGTCGCGGATCCTTCCCGGATCCGAGAGGGAATGGCACGGAATCGCAATTGGTGTCGCCGTGATCGCCGTGTGCGTCCTCTGGAACCTGGCAGGCGGCAAGGCAGTCGGTGACAGTGCGTTGGCGATGCTGTTCATCATGCTCGGACCTTTCATTTTGCTCACGGTCTTCGCACTCATCCACTCGAAGAGCGGCTCATCGGGACCGACCACTCCGACACAATCGTTTGGATTGATCGGGGGTCTCATGGTGTGCATGTGGAACTACATGGGTTTCGATAATGCCTCGAACGTCGCCGGCGAAGTCGAGAACCCGCAACGTGTGTATCCGTTGGCGATGATTCTGACAATCGTCCTGATCGTGCTGGGCTACATCATTCCTATAGGCGCCATGTCCCGAACTGGCATTCCGCCGCAGGCTTGGACCACTGGTGCATGGGCCGCCATCGGCGGGCAGATCGCAGGACAATGGCTGGAGATCGCAATCATCGGGGGCGGAATGGTGGCAGCTCTGGCCACATTCAATTCGCTCCTGATGAGTTACTCCCGGCTTCCAATGACAATGGCCGAAGATGGACTCCTGCCGCGAGCCTTCGCGCTCACAACGAACAACACTCAAGCTCCTTGGGTGGCGATTATTACCTGCGCGATTCTCTGGGGAGCTTGCCTGGGTTTGGGATTTGAGCGACTCGTCACACTCGACATCGTCCTGTGGGGCGCTAGTATGGTTCTCGAATTCGTCGCGCTCGTCCTACTACGGATCCGCGAGCCAGAATTGGTACGTCCGTTTCGGATTCCAGGTGGCGTACCAGCCTGCGCTTTGCTTGGGGTTGCTCCGACTGTTCTCATCATCGTTGCCGCACTTCATAGTCGCGGCGAGACCGTAGCTGGAATGAACGCGCTCTGGTTCAGCTTGCTGGTAATGCTTGCGGGAGGAGGCATTTACCTTCTCTGCAGGTTAACCAGTCGGAAGGTTGCGGAAAATGCTAAAGCATGGCGTCCCGAGCACTGA
- a CDS encoding glucan 1,4-alpha-glucosidase, whose amino-acid sequence MRVRCAVLFLSLVFPLLSANAQLAPGAPGQMAHWTGGNKQGVGTSNSLSSHVWFTLGPDGVLNEVYYPTVDKANTRLLEFVVTDGKSWVERESEDTTHQIEVPDTEVLSLRQVNTSKAGRYRITKTYITDPERDALLIQVRFQRLKSGPVQLYVLYDPSINNSGMHDTGYSIDDSLVASDNGIASALASSLPFTKTTSGYFGTSDGLVDLKKSFTLKNLYPRAQDGNVVQMAELPSAATRDVNFTIAVAFGSEGEVAIETAKKSLQKGYEHAYTEYAKGWRDWIGTLKPVDAKYRDQYQIAAMVMKAHEDKTYRGAGAASLTIPWGEETDADQPSVGGYHLIWARDLYEVATAFYAIGDKEAADRALNYLFNVQQKPDGSFPQNSWLDGRPFWGSLQMDEVSYPLILAWQLGRTDSQTYEKHVKLAANFIVKNGPSSPQERWEEQSGYSPSTIAAEIAGLVCAARIAQMNHDDDARVQWLNVADDWASKLESWTVTQNGKYSDRYFLRLSQHGQPNSGEIINIANKGGTWDEREIVDAGFLELVRLGIRSAGDPLIEKSLGVVDTVIKVDSPNGPVWYRYNHDGYGEQADGHGYNEVGIGRLWVLLVGERGEYAVASGKDPAPYLDAMQKMANNGHMLGEQVWDRKDSPDPNRFQFGEATGSATPLNWTCAQFVRLAVAAEDKRLPETPAIVSEHFAQRRASRTELPKTQGGTH is encoded by the coding sequence ATGAGGGTTCGTTGCGCTGTCCTGTTTCTTTCTTTGGTTTTCCCCTTGTTATCCGCGAATGCCCAGCTTGCTCCCGGCGCTCCTGGCCAAATGGCTCACTGGACAGGCGGCAACAAGCAGGGAGTAGGCACCTCGAATTCCTTGAGTTCACACGTCTGGTTCACGCTAGGGCCGGATGGGGTTCTTAACGAGGTTTATTACCCGACAGTCGACAAAGCCAACACGCGCCTGCTGGAGTTTGTTGTCACCGACGGCAAGAGTTGGGTCGAGCGCGAATCGGAAGATACCACGCACCAAATCGAAGTGCCGGATACGGAAGTGCTCAGTTTGCGTCAGGTGAATACATCCAAGGCTGGACGTTATCGCATTACCAAAACGTACATCACTGATCCGGAACGGGATGCTCTGCTGATTCAGGTGCGTTTTCAGCGACTGAAGTCCGGCCCAGTCCAGCTGTATGTGCTCTACGATCCTTCGATTAATAACAGCGGAATGCACGATACCGGCTATAGCATCGACGACTCGCTAGTTGCTTCCGATAATGGCATCGCATCGGCTCTTGCCAGCAGCTTGCCATTTACTAAGACGACTAGCGGATACTTCGGAACCAGTGATGGCCTCGTTGATCTGAAGAAATCATTTACGCTGAAAAATCTCTATCCGAGAGCGCAAGATGGCAACGTCGTGCAGATGGCAGAACTTCCTTCGGCGGCAACTCGCGATGTGAACTTCACGATTGCCGTTGCATTCGGATCCGAAGGCGAAGTGGCCATCGAGACTGCTAAAAAATCTCTGCAGAAGGGCTATGAGCACGCCTATACCGAGTACGCAAAAGGGTGGCGAGACTGGATCGGCACGCTGAAGCCAGTTGATGCGAAGTATCGCGATCAATACCAGATCGCCGCGATGGTAATGAAAGCGCATGAGGACAAGACGTATCGCGGTGCCGGCGCAGCGTCGCTCACCATTCCGTGGGGAGAGGAAACTGACGCCGACCAGCCTTCGGTAGGCGGATATCACTTGATTTGGGCGCGCGACCTGTACGAAGTCGCAACAGCGTTTTATGCGATCGGGGACAAAGAAGCTGCGGACCGAGCCTTGAATTATCTGTTCAACGTCCAGCAGAAGCCAGACGGATCATTCCCGCAAAACTCATGGCTCGATGGCCGCCCATTTTGGGGCTCGCTGCAAATGGATGAGGTTTCCTATCCGCTGATTCTCGCCTGGCAGCTCGGACGCACCGACTCCCAAACTTATGAGAAGCATGTGAAGCTGGCAGCCAACTTTATCGTGAAAAACGGTCCATCTTCGCCGCAGGAGCGTTGGGAAGAGCAGTCGGGATACTCTCCTTCCACGATCGCTGCCGAAATCGCCGGCCTGGTTTGCGCCGCTCGAATCGCTCAAATGAATCATGACGACGATGCACGCGTGCAATGGCTTAATGTTGCAGATGACTGGGCAAGTAAGCTCGAAAGCTGGACTGTGACCCAGAACGGGAAGTACTCCGATCGCTACTTTCTGCGCTTGAGCCAGCATGGACAGCCGAACTCTGGGGAAATCATCAACATCGCGAATAAAGGCGGCACTTGGGATGAGCGTGAAATCGTCGACGCAGGATTTCTTGAGCTGGTTCGTCTTGGGATTCGATCCGCGGGCGATCCGCTGATCGAGAAATCGCTCGGAGTGGTTGATACTGTGATCAAAGTCGACAGTCCAAATGGTCCAGTCTGGTATCGCTACAACCACGATGGCTATGGTGAACAGGCAGACGGACATGGCTATAACGAAGTGGGGATTGGCCGCTTATGGGTCTTGCTCGTAGGCGAGCGCGGCGAGTATGCGGTCGCATCGGGAAAGGATCCTGCGCCTTATCTCGATGCCATGCAGAAGATGGCCAATAATGGACACATGTTGGGCGAACAGGTTTGGGACCGAAAGGATTCTCCAGATCCGAACCGGTTCCAATTTGGCGAGGCGACTGGCTCTGCGACTCCGCTGAACTGGACCTGTGCACAGTTTGTCCGACTTGCAGTAGCAGCCGAAGACAAGAGACTGCCAGAGACGCCGGCCATCGTTAGCGAGCACTTTGCTCAACGACGGGCGTCACGGACGGAATTGCCAAAGACGCAGGGCGGAACTCACTGA
- a CDS encoding glycoside hydrolase family 2, which translates to MNRRDFVKTGSAALAAIALQSEALTPPTPESPYSGRIVFPLNRNWRFNAQRLPNDTAIDFDDSKFDQITIPHTNKKLPWHSFDEKSYQFVSIYRRKFRLPPEARGRHVLVDFDGAMTASTVWINGQRLGEYKGGYTPFSFDLTQHINWESDNLLAVELDSSERPDIPPFGGQIDYLTFGGIYRDVKLRLVPFVYLENIFVKPGDVLSDRPTAAVSCFVRRIEAQPTPLVLQAELRDGDRVIARAVQAIPAGPASVEPVAHDIRLSNLGSIRKWDLENPYLYTVVVRILQNHPITDSDQRRLSVIDEDRRRFGFRTARFTDQGFELNGQQVKLRGLDRHQTFPFAGQAMASRGQRRDAYILKRELKCNIVRTSHYPQSPHFLDACDELGLLVFEEIPGWQHVGDDKWQEISIDNVRRMVRRDWNHPSIILWGVRINESHDYHEFYVKTNAVAHELDPTRQTGGVRYFYDSEFLEDVFTMNDFGFPLRLPNHPNYLNTEFCGHTYPTKMNDSGERLAEHIRRHARVHNTIASNPQYAGGLGWCAFDYDTHEEFGSGDRICYHGVSDIFRLPKPAAFFYQSQCDPSEEIVLEPAFQWSAADDWSQVMETAIVCSNCDHLKFYVGDKLVSEADPDRATFGNLPHPPFTVNLHKGPKKGPLKIEGYIGGKKIVEKLYAHEGIDRQLLLSADDSKLVADGADSTRIAMRVADEYGNLRRYSTAAISLSLEGPADLIGENPFSLFGGCGAVWVRAGQEVGMVVLKARHPVLGTKEVRIALEAAEPERV; encoded by the coding sequence ATGAATCGAAGAGACTTTGTGAAAACCGGATCGGCGGCGCTCGCCGCTATTGCGCTTCAATCCGAAGCGCTCACTCCTCCAACCCCTGAGAGTCCGTATTCTGGACGAATCGTCTTCCCTCTCAATCGCAATTGGCGATTCAACGCACAGCGTTTACCGAACGACACTGCAATCGACTTCGATGATTCGAAATTCGATCAAATCACGATTCCGCACACCAACAAGAAATTGCCGTGGCATAGCTTCGACGAGAAATCGTACCAGTTCGTCTCGATCTATCGCCGCAAGTTCCGGCTGCCCCCCGAAGCTCGCGGACGGCACGTCTTGGTGGACTTCGATGGAGCCATGACCGCCTCCACGGTATGGATTAACGGTCAGCGCCTCGGGGAATACAAAGGTGGATATACTCCTTTCTCCTTCGACTTGACGCAACACATCAATTGGGAAAGCGATAACTTGCTGGCTGTGGAGCTTGACTCTAGCGAGCGCCCCGACATTCCTCCCTTCGGCGGGCAAATCGATTACCTGACCTTTGGGGGAATCTACCGCGACGTGAAGTTGCGCCTGGTGCCATTCGTGTATCTGGAAAATATTTTCGTGAAGCCCGGCGATGTTCTTTCTGATCGGCCCACCGCTGCTGTTTCGTGTTTCGTGCGACGGATCGAGGCTCAACCGACCCCACTTGTCCTGCAGGCGGAACTACGTGATGGTGATCGCGTCATTGCTCGGGCCGTCCAAGCAATTCCTGCGGGTCCCGCCTCAGTAGAACCAGTAGCGCACGACATCAGGCTGAGCAACTTGGGTTCGATTCGCAAATGGGATTTGGAGAACCCCTATCTCTATACCGTGGTTGTTCGAATCCTGCAGAATCATCCGATCACTGATTCAGACCAGCGGCGTTTGTCAGTGATCGACGAAGATCGGCGCCGCTTCGGCTTTCGCACTGCTCGTTTCACGGATCAAGGTTTCGAGCTTAATGGTCAGCAGGTGAAGCTGCGCGGTCTGGACCGCCACCAGACATTTCCGTTCGCCGGTCAGGCGATGGCCTCGCGAGGACAGCGGCGTGATGCGTACATCCTGAAACGGGAACTCAAGTGCAACATCGTGAGAACATCACATTATCCCCAGTCTCCACACTTTCTTGACGCTTGCGATGAACTTGGCCTCTTGGTCTTTGAAGAAATCCCAGGATGGCAGCACGTTGGAGACGACAAATGGCAGGAAATCTCGATCGACAATGTTCGTCGCATGGTTCGACGCGACTGGAATCATCCCTCGATCATTCTCTGGGGAGTTCGCATCAACGAATCGCACGATTATCACGAGTTTTATGTCAAGACGAACGCGGTAGCGCACGAACTCGATCCCACTCGGCAAACCGGGGGCGTCCGGTATTTCTACGATTCGGAATTTCTCGAGGACGTCTTCACTATGAACGACTTCGGATTCCCATTGCGTCTTCCGAATCATCCGAACTACTTGAACACGGAATTCTGCGGCCACACTTACCCGACCAAAATGAACGACTCAGGCGAGCGACTCGCGGAGCATATTCGTCGCCATGCGAGAGTGCACAACACGATCGCAAGCAACCCGCAATACGCCGGCGGCTTGGGCTGGTGCGCCTTCGACTACGACACACACGAGGAGTTCGGGTCAGGCGATCGCATTTGCTATCACGGGGTCAGCGACATCTTTCGCCTGCCCAAGCCTGCAGCTTTCTTCTATCAATCGCAATGCGATCCTTCGGAGGAAATCGTATTGGAACCGGCCTTTCAATGGTCAGCCGCGGACGACTGGAGCCAGGTGATGGAGACTGCAATCGTCTGTTCCAACTGCGACCATCTCAAGTTCTACGTCGGCGACAAGCTGGTTTCAGAAGCGGATCCCGATCGCGCTACCTTCGGTAACCTTCCGCATCCGCCGTTCACGGTGAATCTGCACAAGGGACCGAAGAAGGGACCTCTCAAGATCGAGGGATATATAGGAGGCAAGAAGATCGTTGAAAAGCTTTACGCACACGAAGGTATCGATCGGCAACTTCTGCTATCGGCGGATGACAGCAAGCTCGTCGCCGATGGAGCTGACAGCACCCGTATCGCCATGCGCGTTGCTGACGAATATGGCAACTTGCGCCGCTACTCTACAGCCGCGATTTCGCTTAGCCTTGAAGGTCCAGCGGACCTCATCGGCGAGAATCCATTCAGCCTCTTTGGCGGATGTGGCGCTGTATGGGTTCGGGCAGGGCAGGAGGTGGGGATGGTTGTGCTGAAAGCAAGGCATCCCGTTTTGGGAACGAAGGAAGTGCGTATCGCTTTGGAAGCTGCCGAACCCGAGCGCGTGTGA